A region from the Aliarcobacter thereius LMG 24486 genome encodes:
- a CDS encoding helix-turn-helix domain-containing protein yields the protein MEMHERINLLLKEKNLSKKEFALKLRNLEPKLNNTLEIPSEKSIYAYLNGRVSIRIELIPYIAEVLEIPEQFLFDDSSRARKIVLKHILKDISNEEKELLKSKICPEQNQKINIAKDRFHTINDLLVYAPDIFLENLENTLKNYKDLTLKFTK from the coding sequence ATGGAAATGCACGAAAGAATAAATTTATTATTAAAAGAGAAAAATCTATCAAAAAAAGAATTTGCTCTAAAACTAAGAAATTTAGAACCAAAATTAAATAATACTTTAGAAATTCCATCTGAAAAATCAATTTATGCTTATTTAAATGGAAGAGTAAGTATTAGAATAGAACTAATCCCTTACATAGCAGAAGTTTTAGAGATACCTGAGCAATTTTTATTTGATGATAGTAGTCGTGCTAGAAAAATAGTTTTAAAACATATATTAAAAGATATTTCAAATGAAGAAAAAGAGTTGTTAAAATCAAAAATATGTCCAGAACAAAATCAAAAAATCAATATTGCAAAAGATAGATTCCATACTATAAATGATTTGTTGGTATATGCTCCAGATATTTTTTTGGAAAACTTAGAAAATACTTTAAAAAACTACAAAGATTTGACTTTGAAGTTTACGAAATAA
- a CDS encoding Wzz/FepE/Etk N-terminal domain-containing protein: MQENRYIQEDEIDLRELFKIIWDKKNFIILFTLVVTILAGIYAYSKTPIYEAKSIVRIGYIGEQIVEPSNIIEQKLKIIFNVDNPQDSEEAIVTKIAVVKNVQNFIEISTESFSNEQAINKNKEVIEFLQKEYKHKIDEFILKTNINIKNIEDKIKYALDVEKIDLQKNINKIKEQKLVRVEKEIDLLKNVELKAINKKLEFNQQKLKEYQNDANRISKQISNDNTQNMLMSIQLLNTQNLILNIQNTIENLIKERENLTNLKLKDLEKNKENILNDEIKNAEIELNINFEKKLEDLNNSLVLEKLKLTNDRVKNSNIIGEIITNDFPVKPKKKLIVAVAFVTGFIISIFLVFLFNFIKQYRNEATY; this comes from the coding sequence ATGCAAGAGAATAGATATATACAAGAAGATGAGATAGATTTAAGAGAGTTATTTAAAATTATTTGGGACAAAAAAAATTTTATAATTTTATTTACTTTGGTAGTTACAATTCTAGCTGGAATTTATGCTTACAGCAAAACTCCAATTTATGAAGCAAAATCTATAGTTAGAATAGGTTATATAGGAGAACAAATTGTTGAACCTAGTAATATTATTGAACAAAAATTAAAAATTATTTTTAATGTTGATAACCCACAAGATAGTGAAGAAGCAATAGTTACTAAAATTGCTGTAGTAAAAAATGTTCAAAATTTTATTGAAATTTCAACCGAATCATTTTCAAATGAACAAGCTATTAATAAAAATAAAGAAGTTATTGAATTTCTTCAAAAAGAATATAAACATAAAATTGATGAATTTATATTAAAAACAAATATTAATATAAAAAATATCGAAGACAAAATAAAATATGCTTTAGATGTAGAAAAAATTGATCTTCAAAAAAATATAAATAAAATTAAAGAGCAAAAATTAGTAAGAGTTGAAAAAGAGATAGATTTATTAAAAAATGTCGAGCTTAAAGCAATTAATAAAAAATTAGAATTCAATCAGCAAAAATTAAAAGAGTATCAGAATGATGCCAATAGAATATCAAAACAAATATCAAACGATAATACGCAAAATATGCTTATGTCTATACAGTTATTAAATACACAAAATCTAATATTGAATATTCAAAATACAATTGAGAATTTGATAAAAGAAAGAGAAAATTTAACAAATTTAAAATTGAAAGATTTAGAGAAAAATAAAGAAAATATATTAAATGATGAAATAAAAAATGCTGAAATAGAATTAAATATAAATTTTGAAAAAAAACTAGAAGATTTAAATAATAGTTTAGTTTTAGAAAAATTGAAACTTACAAATGATAGAGTGAAAAATAGTAATATTATTGGAGAGATAATCACAAACGATTTTCCAGTAAAACCTAAGAAAAAACTAATAGTTGCAGTTGCTTTTGTAACAGGATTTATTATTTCAATATTTTTGGTGTTTTTATTTAATTTTATTAAACAATATAGAAATGAAGCAACTTATTAA
- a CDS encoding peptidoglycan D,D-transpeptidase FtsI family protein encodes MTSNNDSIDNKLDEQKSRSRKFSFLILAIIFFILVVSFSTYSTMNNYRKTPKIESSRSELAVRGNIISQDGFNLVTSKKLYKAIIDTRYLDFEKLDLFVSLFSIYSGLDYKEIREKIESTKNKKSSLVLSYNIDSKTAKNLKELDIKLNSLKVFIPLKNDSSNLIRLDIIESGEKRDFLYDDSLSPILGYLKKSEGEDGRTKVFGVKGLERFYDSTLSNMKNGILEGFRDVSGYLYFDKDSKTIRAIDGDSLQLNIPLKLQKNNEASLDKHKERTKSEEILLAIVENKSGKVITLASSNRFDPDNIKQDEINYLNVNAIEYQFEPGSVIKPISISLAIDKNRVKKDDIFPTSNIENKKGKYRIGRYTISDSLKNFDTISLEDTIIYSSNIATLQIAQKIPAIDFYNGMINFGFTKKTGIDLPFEKTGELPELRRFQAGEKENIDNVFKATVAYGHGMTSTFMQLIKAFTVFNNDGYITTPKIVNKIINRNKNLNPFENDDKIQIISKDTALFMKNILIKTVEQGTGRGAKVEGIEVGGKTGTGKIAGGSSGYLNEYISSFIGFANDHKGNSYTIGVTVIKPQVNTSSYYAARTAVPIFKEAVLNLVKLNYLTPKKDIISQK; translated from the coding sequence ATGACTTCAAATAACGACTCAATAGATAATAAATTAGATGAACAAAAAAGTAGATCAAGAAAATTCAGTTTTCTTATATTGGCTATTATATTTTTTATATTAGTTGTTAGCTTTTCTACTTATTCAACTATGAATAATTATAGAAAAACTCCAAAGATTGAATCTAGTAGAAGCGAATTAGCTGTTAGAGGAAATATTATTAGTCAAGATGGATTTAATCTTGTTACAAGTAAAAAACTTTATAAAGCGATAATTGATACTAGATATCTTGATTTCGAAAAATTAGACCTTTTTGTTAGCCTTTTTTCTATTTATAGTGGTTTAGACTACAAAGAGATAAGAGAAAAAATTGAATCTACAAAAAATAAAAAATCTAGCTTAGTTTTATCTTACAATATAGATTCTAAAACTGCAAAAAACTTAAAAGAACTTGATATTAAATTAAATTCATTAAAAGTATTCATTCCTTTAAAAAATGATAGTTCAAATCTTATTAGACTTGATATTATTGAAAGTGGAGAAAAAAGAGATTTTCTTTATGATGATTCCTTAAGTCCAATTTTAGGATATTTAAAAAAATCTGAAGGAGAAGATGGAAGAACTAAAGTATTTGGTGTAAAAGGTTTAGAAAGATTTTATGATTCTACTTTGAGTAATATGAAGAACGGTATATTAGAAGGTTTTAGAGATGTTTCTGGTTATTTATATTTTGATAAGGATTCAAAAACAATAAGAGCAATTGATGGTGACAGTTTACAGCTAAATATTCCATTAAAATTACAAAAAAACAATGAAGCAAGTTTAGATAAACATAAAGAAAGAACAAAAAGTGAAGAGATACTTCTTGCAATAGTTGAAAATAAATCAGGAAAAGTAATAACTTTGGCTTCTTCAAATAGATTTGATCCTGATAATATAAAACAAGATGAAATTAATTATTTAAATGTAAACGCTATTGAATATCAATTTGAACCAGGTTCTGTTATAAAACCTATATCTATTTCATTGGCTATTGATAAAAATAGAGTAAAAAAAGATGATATTTTTCCAACTTCTAATATTGAAAATAAAAAAGGAAAATATCGTATTGGAAGATATACAATTAGTGACTCACTAAAAAATTTTGATACTATTTCACTTGAAGATACAATAATCTATTCTTCTAATATTGCAACTTTGCAAATTGCACAAAAGATTCCTGCAATAGACTTTTATAATGGAATGATAAATTTTGGATTTACAAAAAAAACTGGCATTGATTTACCTTTTGAAAAAACTGGAGAACTTCCTGAATTAAGAAGATTTCAAGCTGGAGAAAAAGAAAATATTGATAATGTTTTTAAAGCAACTGTTGCATATGGACATGGTATGACTTCTACTTTTATGCAACTAATTAAAGCATTTACAGTTTTTAATAATGATGGATATATTACAACTCCAAAAATTGTTAATAAAATTATAAATAGAAATAAAAATTTAAATCCATTTGAGAATGATGATAAAATACAAATAATTTCAAAAGATACTGCACTATTTATGAAAAATATTTTGATAAAAACTGTAGAACAAGGTACAGGAAGAGGTGCAAAAGTTGAAGGAATTGAAGTTGGTGGAAAAACTGGAACAGGTAAAATTGCTGGTGGTTCTTCTGGTTACTTAAACGAATATATATCTTCTTTTATAGGTTTTGCAAATGATCATAAAGGAAATTCATATACTATTGGCGTAACTGTTATTAAACCTCAAGTTAATACTTCAAGCTACTATGCTGCAAGAACTGCTGTGCCAATCTTTAAAGAAGCTGTTTTAAATTTAGTCAAATTAAACTACTTAACACCTAAAAAAGATATAATTTCACAAAAATAA
- a CDS encoding FtsW/RodA/SpoVE family cell cycle protein: MNFIQNYIKSPIYKLFDNKELSEADHILFILVSLLITIGVIFSYSLSVYTVEIFSYNQFHFILRQGLVAFLSISIIWIFTKLNPYYVISKVGMSLFAIGFLLMFIMPFLPSSFVTASGGANRWIRLPGFSLSPVEFFKVGFVYFLSWSFYRKIIHRPKVNLFGEFKMLFPYFGVFVLVVIFVAFFQKDLGQVFLLAVVMIVLTVFANRTIKILLTLCALCIFGLIALIIVAPHRINRFHSWWSMSQDTFLAFLPSDWQKIFRVENLPEPYQVSQSLNAIHNGGFFGKGVGFGEIKMGFLSEVHTDFVLAGITEEIGWIGFIFIIILFFSIIWRIFKIAKLVENKIFYLFCTSIALMIILSFFINSFGISGLIPIKGMAVPMVSYGGSSLLANAFAIGMVLCISRTVKSEKGVS; the protein is encoded by the coding sequence ATGAATTTTATCCAAAATTATATTAAAAGCCCAATTTACAAATTATTTGATAATAAAGAATTAAGCGAAGCTGATCATATTTTATTTATATTAGTTAGTTTACTTATTACTATTGGTGTAATATTTTCATATTCTTTATCTGTTTATACAGTTGAAATTTTCTCTTATAATCAGTTTCATTTTATATTAAGACAAGGACTTGTAGCATTTTTATCAATAAGTATAATATGGATATTTACAAAACTTAATCCATATTATGTAATAAGTAAAGTTGGAATGAGCCTTTTTGCTATTGGATTTTTATTGATGTTTATAATGCCATTTTTACCATCTTCATTTGTAACTGCATCAGGTGGAGCAAATAGATGGATAAGACTTCCTGGTTTTTCTTTATCTCCTGTTGAATTTTTCAAAGTAGGATTTGTATATTTTTTATCTTGGTCATTTTATAGAAAAATAATACATAGACCAAAAGTAAATCTATTTGGTGAATTTAAAATGTTATTTCCATATTTTGGGGTATTTGTATTAGTTGTAATATTTGTAGCTTTTTTCCAAAAAGATTTAGGACAAGTTTTTTTATTGGCAGTTGTAATGATAGTTTTAACAGTATTTGCGAATAGAACAATTAAAATATTATTAACTTTGTGTGCTTTATGTATATTTGGGCTTATTGCTTTAATAATTGTTGCTCCTCATAGGATAAATAGATTTCACTCTTGGTGGTCAATGTCACAAGATACTTTTTTGGCTTTTCTTCCATCAGATTGGCAAAAGATATTTAGAGTAGAAAATCTTCCTGAACCATATCAAGTTTCTCAATCTTTAAATGCAATTCACAATGGTGGTTTTTTTGGTAAAGGAGTTGGGTTTGGAGAGATAAAAATGGGATTTTTATCAGAAGTTCATACAGATTTTGTCTTAGCTGGAATAACTGAAGAGATTGGTTGGATTGGTTTTATCTTTATTATAATACTTTTTTTCTCAATTATTTGGAGAATTTTTAAAATAGCAAAACTTGTTGAAAATAAGATTTTTTATCTATTTTGTACAAGTATTGCTTTAATGATAATATTATCATTTTTTATAAACTCTTTTGGAATTTCAGGTTTAATACCAATTAAAGGAATGGCAGTTCCAATGGTTTCTTATGGTGGTTCATCTTTACTTGCAAATGCTTTTGCAATAGGAATGGTACTTTGTATTAGTAGAACAGTAAAAAGTGAAAAAGGAGTTTCTTGA
- a CDS encoding UDP-N-acetylglucosamine--N-acetylmuramyl-(pentapeptide) pyrophosphoryl-undecaprenol N-acetylglucosamine transferase codes for MKKVVAITGGGTGGHLKIADVFIDEFIKRGFEVVYIGSTSGQDKSWFENDSRIKESIFLETSGVVNKSGLNKVKSLFNMFKKSLFSLKFLYKYNINIVVSVGGFSAAPASFAAILKRDCKFFIHEQNSVIGTLNKKTMKFASAFYSSFHDNSPIKDYPVKNEFFEKSRIRKEIKTIAFFGGSQGASIINKFAIELAPKLDELGIKIIHQTGKNDFERIQKEYKKLNIEVDVFDFTKDIVKKMNEADFCVSRAGASTLFELCANNLPAFFIPFKLAAKNHQYFNAKSILDKELCFLQTEDELNKDDFFEILKNINLEKMSLGLKNSIKANAIEKIVDDILKY; via the coding sequence TTGAAAAAAGTTGTAGCAATAACGGGTGGTGGAACAGGTGGACATCTAAAAATAGCAGATGTTTTTATAGATGAATTTATAAAAAGAGGTTTTGAAGTAGTTTATATTGGTTCAACTTCTGGACAAGATAAATCTTGGTTTGAAAATGATAGTAGGATAAAAGAGAGCATTTTTTTAGAAACAAGTGGAGTTGTAAATAAAAGTGGATTAAATAAAGTAAAGTCTTTGTTTAATATGTTTAAAAAATCTCTTTTTTCTTTAAAATTTTTATATAAATATAATATAAATATTGTTGTGAGTGTTGGTGGATTTTCTGCTGCTCCTGCATCTTTTGCTGCTATTTTGAAAAGAGATTGTAAGTTTTTTATTCATGAACAAAACTCTGTTATTGGGACTTTAAATAAAAAAACAATGAAATTTGCAAGTGCTTTTTATTCATCTTTTCATGATAATTCACCAATAAAAGATTACCCAGTAAAAAATGAGTTTTTTGAAAAGTCAAGGATAAGAAAAGAGATTAAAACTATTGCTTTTTTTGGTGGTTCGCAGGGTGCAAGTATTATAAATAAGTTTGCAATAGAACTTGCACCTAAATTAGATGAATTAGGAATTAAAATAATTCATCAAACAGGAAAAAATGATTTTGAACGAATACAAAAAGAGTATAAGAAATTAAATATAGAAGTTGATGTTTTTGATTTTACAAAAGATATAGTAAAAAAAATGAATGAAGCTGATTTTTGTGTAAGCAGGGCTGGAGCTTCAACCCTTTTTGAACTTTGTGCAAATAATCTTCCAGCATTTTTTATACCATTTAAACTTGCTGCAAAAAATCATCAGTATTTTAATGCAAAATCAATTTTAGATAAAGAATTATGTTTTTTGCAAACGGAAGATGAATTAAATAAAGATGATTTTTTTGAAATTTTAAAAAATATAAACCTAGAAAAAATGAGTCTAGGTTTAAAAAATAGTATAAAAGCTAATGCTATTGAGAAAATTGTTGATGATATTTTGAAATATTAG
- a CDS encoding deoxyguanosinetriphosphate triphosphohydrolase, with protein MQKQLLSTKRYKIKDGTVQIEEDNLENEYRTPYHRDYDRVIFSNSFRRLSKKTQVHPLAKNDHIHNRLTHSLEVASVGRSLGLKAGEILKNKFDKDINPYDVAYIVQTACLAHDIGNPPFGHAGEEVIKEWFKKDENQKYLINLSEQEKKDFISFDGNAQSIRIVSKIEHNFEVGMSLTFSTIATMIKYPWSSCDGKNNKDKFSFFQSEKSNIINIFEQFNLIQDDIILRHPFSYLMEAADDICYGLLDIQDAVELKILRLEELEKIFIDLTSKLFWEEVLNDKNLTEIQKLSKLIAKGINNLANHTSNIFEKNYERLLKENVKDLIFLFTDENLKSGLKLAKELSSKKVFNETRKIELELGAYNILGVLLDNMIKATYELHEKKDIKQMNFKNRRILQLMGEENSPKTEQSLYNKYQRVIDYIVGMTDNHATYLAHQFSGMGY; from the coding sequence ATGCAAAAACAACTTTTATCTACTAAAAGATATAAAATAAAAGATGGAACTGTGCAAATAGAAGAAGATAACTTAGAAAATGAGTATAGAACACCCTATCATAGAGATTATGATAGAGTTATATTTTCAAACTCTTTTAGAAGACTTTCTAAAAAAACTCAAGTACATCCACTGGCAAAAAATGACCATATTCATAATAGATTAACTCATAGTTTAGAGGTTGCAAGTGTAGGAAGAAGTTTGGGATTAAAAGCTGGTGAGATATTAAAAAATAAATTTGATAAAGATATAAATCCCTATGATGTTGCTTACATAGTTCAGACTGCTTGTTTAGCACACGATATAGGAAATCCACCCTTTGGGCATGCTGGTGAAGAAGTTATAAAAGAGTGGTTTAAAAAAGATGAAAATCAAAAATATTTAATCAATTTGAGTGAACAAGAAAAGAAAGATTTTATATCTTTTGATGGAAATGCTCAAAGCATTAGAATAGTTTCTAAAATAGAACACAATTTTGAAGTTGGAATGAGTTTAACATTTTCAACTATTGCTACTATGATAAAATATCCTTGGAGTTCATGTGATGGTAAAAACAATAAAGATAAGTTTAGTTTTTTTCAAAGTGAAAAAAGCAATATTATTAATATTTTTGAACAGTTTAATTTAATACAAGATGATATTATATTAAGACACCCTTTTTCTTATCTTATGGAAGCGGCTGATGATATATGTTATGGGCTTCTTGATATTCAAGATGCTGTTGAATTGAAAATATTAAGACTTGAAGAATTAGAAAAGATATTTATAGATTTAACTTCTAAACTTTTTTGGGAAGAAGTTTTAAATGATAAAAATTTAACTGAAATACAAAAGCTTTCAAAATTAATAGCTAAAGGAATAAATAATTTAGCAAATCATACTTCGAATATTTTTGAAAAGAATTATGAAAGATTACTAAAAGAAAATGTGAAAGATTTAATATTTTTATTTACAGATGAAAATTTAAAATCAGGATTAAAACTTGCTAAAGAGCTTTCATCTAAAAAAGTATTTAATGAAACAAGAAAAATAGAATTAGAACTTGGAGCTTATAATATATTGGGTGTTTTATTAGATAATATGATAAAAGCTACTTATGAATTACATGAAAAAAAAGATATAAAACAGATGAATTTTAAAAATAGAAGAATTTTACAACTTATGGGAGAAGAGAATTCACCAAAAACAGAACAAAGTTTATACAATAAATATCAAAGAGTTATTGATTATATTGTTGGAATGACAGATAACCATGCAACGTATTTAGCTCATCAATTTAGTGGAATGGGATATTAA